Part of the Apostichopus japonicus isolate 1M-3 chromosome 13, ASM3797524v1, whole genome shotgun sequence genome is shown below.
CCTGCCTGGGGACACTCCCATGCCGTCTTGTCCCAACTCTGGGACCGACCCCACAGAGAATCCACTGTCTGACCATTTGAAACTTGTGAGTAGTCAGGAATACTTAATTTacattaacttaaaaaaaaaaagaagatgacaTATGTTAATGTAATGTTGATGTTAAAAAATCACACAAGGAGTATTGTTCTCACCATTATATGTCTCTTGCAgcttaaataatttttttttttattcttttcttttaaattttgcaGGTTGGCTTCGAAGGAGTTACTGGAAATGTCGCCTTTGATGATATGGGTAATCGTGTCAATTACACCATATCCATATACTCTGGACAGGGTGAAACGCTTGAACAGCTGGTGAGGAAACAattcaattaaaatttaaaattcaacttcaaaaagaaaatgttaactaGAAATGTGTAGCACACACAGTTAGAGTCAAAGACTATccaatattcttattttttaaaatttttttatatattttttataaaggtTATCAATGGTTGACGTTCATTTCATGAATTTGATGAAAACTGTTACCGGTAATCATACTGCCCTTCCTATTGTCCTTTAAAATCCCACCACTACACCACCAGTCATTAAGTTTTATCACATACTGGACAGTAGAGTGTGTTTAATCTCAAAAAGAGTTGGCCTCTCCCACCTTTGTGTTTTGAAAACATTATGTGAGTGAAAGCGTAGTGGGTGGAGGAAttggtgtgggtgggtgggggatgggaggggaatTTTTTACCTCCCCCTTGGTTTATAACGATTTGTGCAAATTACAGTAACACTTGTGAGGGATATAGTAGTTTGTAAGGACATTTTCATGATGTAGCGGTATACATGTGAAATTTTTTAATACACACACTTTACTCTTCTGTCACTGCTGAATCACAGAGAGGCGAGTGGACgcaaaacatttctttctgGGAGCAGAAATGGAACACTCGCTGGAAGAGTCCCGGCCGTCTCAACGTCTCTGCCTACGACTCTGGACAAGAGAGAAAGATAAGGATTGTGTCTATTGAGGTGAGTTATTTATGTACTTACACAAGAAAGTCTCTGTCATATAGTGAAATGGGAATTAGGAATATCGTCTATACTCAGGTGGGTTCGGAATGGTAGAATAAGAAAACTCTTTGTCACATAACAATGGAACAGAAGATAAGAACAGTGTCTATTGAAGTGGGTCGAATTGTAGCTACTCAAAACAAGCAGCTCTCGTTACGTGAAATGAAGATTCGTATTTCATCATCTTGTTTGTCGTGTCTGTTTGTAGGTGGAACCTTTCTTGAAGAAGAAGTCTGAGAGTTTCAATGGCAACGCAAGGTTTGACGGATTCATTATGGAACTCCTGGGGAAAGTCAAGACCCACATCAGGGGAATCGACTTCGACTACGAAGTGGAGCTGGTACCAGACGGTGCCTACGGCAGGAAGGAAAGATACAGCAAAATCTGGAACGGCATGGTCGGAGAAGTCGTGAGAAGGGTAAGTCCATAAATATTATGATGTGTAAATGCAAAAACAACCTTACTTGCCATTGCAACAGAACTATTGCCCATAATATTTATAAAGAACTTGTGTTCAAACCAGGAGAAGAAAGTCTGGTGGTCACACTTACTCAGCGTAACATTACAAGTTCTACCCGGTTAGCCCTCGCTTGGTTTATTCCCGGAAAAAAACGGTCCATTTTCCTTGAATCACGTGATAGCAAACATAAGGAAGATAGCTTTGGTTACCTCGTAGATCATGCGATACCCGTAAGATCGCTGTCTTTTCCGGGTATGTACCGAGCGAGTGCTATCCAGGTTTGAACTCGCAGTGAACATTTGGACCCTTTTCACAACCGCGTCACCAAGGTCAGCAGTGTGAATTTGAACACCTACTAGATAATTTAGATCATCAGGCTGCGTTGGttattgtcgaaaccataccattcctcctcctcctcctcctcctcctcctcctcctcctaatcagaccttttatttcatctttttcaGAAAGCAGACATCGCCGCAGGGCCTCTGACGGTCACAGCCGAGCGAGAGCAAGCTGTGGATTTCTCCTATCCATTCATGAGCAGCGGAATCAAGGTCCTGGTCAAGAATCCGTACACCGTCCACCACTATCCCTTCCGTATCATGTACCCCTTCGGCATCGACGTCTGGTTCGTCAACCTCTTCGTTTTCTTCTGCGTCGCAGGTCTCTTGGTGCTGTACAACAAGTTGGATCCGTTCGAGTGGGGTCAGCTGGCTAGCAGGCAGGAGACCTTTGAAGAGAACGCCGACAACTTCAACTTTAGCAACTCTCTGTGGTTCTGCGCCACCACCCTCTTCTTGCAGAGCTACGACAACTCTCCGAAGTCCAACGCGGGACGGTGCCTGGTCGGCTTCTGGTGGCTCTTCGTCATTGTGATGGTCTTCCTGTACCTCTTCAACCTGACTTTCTTTGTCACCACAAACAAACGGTTGGTCTACGTGAAGGACGCCGAGGACTTGCTCTCGCAGACCGACGTGGACTTTGGCACCATCGACCACGGCTCCACGTACCACTTCTTCTGGAACTCGCCCGTCCCGGAATACCAACGGGTCCACCAGCGTATGATCACGACCACTCCAAACGTCTACGTGCAGAACATCACCGAGGCTATACAGAGGGTCCGAGATAACAACGGTCGCTACGCGTTCATTGGTGAAGCCGGGGAGATCCAGTTCCTGGCTAGCAAGAAACCGTGCGACCTCTTGGTGACCGGAGGCTTCATATCCCGTACCAGCTACGCACTGGCTGTACAGAAGGACTCGCCGTTGCGAGAGCAGCTCTCCCACGCCATCGAGACCATGAGGGACACAGGCGTCTTGGAGGACTTGGAGAAGGACTGGTGGGATAGAAAACTCCAGGACGAGAGATGCGCCAACTTGACCGTCTGGGAGAAGCAAGGCATCTTTTCGTTCACCATCGTAGATCTTCAGGGTATATACTACCTCCTCCTGCTGGGTGTGGGATGCGCTCTTCTCGTCTTCGTTATTGAATTTATTTGGTTCAGCGTCGCAGGCGGTGGTGGTGGCAAGTCCTCATCAGGCCGACAAGGCAGAGGgggaggtggtggaggaggtGGCGCTGATGCAGGTGGTCCCGGGCCAGCTGCAGCCGGGGGCGATAGAGCGGAACAGAACATGTGGTTGTAGTTTTA
Proteins encoded:
- the LOC139978781 gene encoding glutamate receptor 1-like — encoded protein: MKVLGAVVVLVLCSHGTNALDVGFSVLSGNLSTNTRDASIQAIAQAGAQYINTNQTFLTKLYQLIHVPPDSSISGAADTVYKGLLDICSHVAQAQISAVIVTRDKCPESDDIAGVASHATNPILAVDLESYGSGSRAFKMYPSADDLNNFFIEVLSYFNWRNFMLLYDDPTAYSNLQGMINYASNQEWNITSIRLTDDLNDHFQNITDLDTSNIFIFFSSEKKLQVTLEQARQLELLGPNFTWIVGNLNAIQLNDPNVLSDLETSNAYITHFKMNYTREMQHYLPLSGDYQTWDLQSKLAFDAVVAFSHGLRTYRLERERDQQSGTALPGDTPMPSCPNSGTDPTENPLSDHLKLVGFEGVTGNVAFDDMGNRVNYTISIYSGQGETLEQLRGEWTQNISFWEQKWNTRWKSPGRLNVSAYDSGQERKIRIVSIEVEPFLKKKSESFNGNARFDGFIMELLGKVKTHIRGIDFDYEVELVPDGAYGRKERYSKIWNGMVGEVVRRKADIAAGPLTVTAEREQAVDFSYPFMSSGIKVLVKNPYTVHHYPFRIMYPFGIDVWFVNLFVFFCVAGLLVLYNKLDPFEWGQLASRQETFEENADNFNFSNSLWFCATTLFLQSYDNSPKSNAGRCLVGFWWLFVIVMVFLYLFNLTFFVTTNKRLVYVKDAEDLLSQTDVDFGTIDHGSTYHFFWNSPVPEYQRVHQRMITTTPNVYVQNITEAIQRVRDNNGRYAFIGEAGEIQFLASKKPCDLLVTGGFISRTSYALAVQKDSPLREQLSHAIETMRDTGVLEDLEKDWWDRKLQDERCANLTVWEKQGIFSFTIVDLQGIYYLLLLGVGCALLVFVIEFIWFSVAGGGGGKSSSGRQGRGGGGGGGGADAGGPGPAAAGGDRAEQNMWL